Proteins encoded within one genomic window of Fusarium musae strain F31 chromosome 4, whole genome shotgun sequence:
- a CDS encoding hypothetical protein (EggNog:ENOG41): MASRGPNEGLPKPEVGDTLIVIHDFQARSSDELSLAKGDRVELIERDDEFGDGWFLGRHLVNNNNGLFPEVYTRPAPRNIPTSTFSVSKAQTAQQEQAQDSSADTGTKEENELQQPQTRNPVTLPLNNVKSEPSLVPSEPPVLPALSQLTTQNQDSPVLHETLTVIDEHITDLRSPASNGGLRAIANDSGSEYSSTHPDQRASYIQGEETDEEEEGFHTRDEVESWSPDDVAEYLFTSGVEKHHCEVFRDQEISGEVILGMDQSSLFIKAFDLGSVGRRLKTWHKIKALQDEVSNQGLETRRTTQTFGNDGSEEGRRSRSRANTLTNRPTSIQTRRLSLSQNTPKASPTFGGSHAQESSNRASHIKRPSAASIRELNHSRRHSSSTDFRQAGPATASPAVPVPRIATSGTFPGSETAHKKQPSFDRNWTLGNAYSQPPQRPLSSTGLQDLLSPSGAEAQDSSVDADRGYFSGTEVDGRKRNLLRKRDSNAESRKSSYAEEQRVRSATAMARQSRFGSVGSIAEGGISSAAQKYYGIQSGAHRRTASAASESTMNMPPPNDVPSPTVTKLDTSVSSARSTASPMTSRHQGFNSDWLSSMVNKPIALAGGKGMRAISDNLSLDRSKASTPTDSSNKDFLVDSPARTGSTTPSGGASFDLESPDTAKSPSTPVTQVNKKAGKKSKKETSAYTRGLLKISPKEASKDADYSGWMRKKSSNLMTTWKPRFFVLKGRRLAYYYSEDDDQEKGLIDISFHRVLPADNEKLTGLHATITSLGGQSMPASQNSDDNLEKGDDSIFIFKLVPPRAGLSRAVNFTKPTVHYFAVPNLKQGRLWMAALMKATIDRDDTKPITTTYQQKTISLSKAKQMRHRPPALMNLDEGAEEDAGTARKETNGLGISYDEADSGVSGVDKLAGQKAEEAKSNLEPEKEQENLQAA; the protein is encoded by the exons atggccTCACGAGGCCCCAATGAAGGGTTGCCCAAGCCAGAAGTTGGCGACACCTTGATTGTGATAC ATGATTTCCAGGCTCGAAGCTCCGATGAACTCAGTCTTGCGAAGGGAGACCGAGTTGAACTCATAGAACGAGACGACGagtttggtgatggatgGTTCCTTGGCCGTCATCTGGTCAACAATAATAATGGGCTCTTTCCTGAAG TTTACACTAGGCCAGCCCCAAGAAATATTCCCACAAGCACTTTCAGTGTTTCGAAGGCCCAGACTGCTCAGCAAGAACAGGCTCAGGACTCGAGCGCCGATACAGGTACCAAAGAAGAGAACGAGTTGCAACAACCACAAACTAGGAACCCTGTGACATTACCTCTCAATAACGTCAAATCCGAACCCTCACTGGTGCCGAGCGAGCCACCTGTCTTGCCCGCCTTGAGCCAACTAACGACTCAGAATCAGGACAGCCCTGTCTTGCATGAAACGCTGACTGTTATTGACGAGCACATTACCGATTTACGATCACCAGCGAGCAATGGCGGACTCCGAGCGATAGCGAACGATTCTGGAAGCGAATACAGCAGCACCCATCCCGACCAACGAGCATCATACATACAAGGTGAAGAGactgacgaagaagaggagggttTTCATACGCGAGACGAAGTCGAATCGTGGTCTCCCGATGATGTTGCCGAATATCTCTTTACTTCGGGAGTCGAAAAGCACCACTGCGAGGTCTTTAGGGACCAAGAGATATCCGGTGAGGTTATCCTTGGTATGGATCAGAGCTCACTGTTCATCAAGGCATTCGATCTTGGGTCTGTCGGCCGGCGCCTCAAGACTTGGCACAAAATCAAGGCACTTCAGGATGAAGTGAGTAACCAAGGCTTGGAGACACGGCGTACAACACAAACCTTTGGAAACGATGGTTCAGAAGAAGGCCGTAGATCTCGGAGCCGAGCAAACACCCTGACCAATCGGCCCACTTCTATTCAGACCAGGCGACTCTCCTTATCGCAGAATACGCCAAAGGCATCTCCGACATTTGGAGGATCTCATGCGCAAGAGAGCTCTAACCGCGCTAGTCATATCAAGCGGCCATCCGCGGCGTCGATCAGAGAATTGAACCATTCGCGTCGACACTCTTCGTCGACTGACTTTCGCCAAGCTGGCCCTGCGACGGCAAGCCCAGCCGTTCCCGTTCCTAGGATCGCGACATCGGGTACTTTCCCCGGAAGCGAGACTGCCCATAAAAAGCAACCATCATTTGACAGAAATTGGACCCTAGGCAACGCTTATTCGCAACCCCCCCAGCGACCCCTTTCTTCAACTGGCCTTCAGGATCTACTTAGCCCATCGGGAGCAGAAGCACAGGATTCTAGTGTCGACGCTGATCGGGGTTACTTCTCTGGAACAGAGGTGGatgggaggaagagaaacttGTTGCGAAAGCGCGACAGCAATGCTGAATCGAGAAAGTCAAGTTATGCCGAAGAGCAAAGGGTTAGAAGCGCCACAGCTATGGCACGACAGTCAAGATTCGGTAGCGTGGGGTCTATTGCGGAAGGGGGTATCTCGTCAGCAGCTCAAAAGTACTACGGTATTCAGTCTGGCGCTCATAGGAGAACTGCGTCAGCCGCTTCGGAATCAACGATGAACATGCCACCACCCAATGATGTTCCTTCACCCACCGTCACCAAACTGGACACTTCGGTCAGTTCCGCTCGCTCAACCGCCTCACCTATGACATCGAGACATCAAGGTTTCAACTCGGACTGGCTGTCGTCAATGGTAAACAAACCCATTGCCCTGGCTGGAGGAAAAGGTATGCGGGCCATATCTGATAACCTTAGCCTTGACCGATCGAAGGCGTCAACTCCAACGGACTCATCGAACAAAGATTTCTTGGTTGACTCACCTGCGCGAACCGGCTCGACAACTCCATCAGGTGGAGCAAGCTTCGATCTTGAATCGCCCGACACTGCCAAGAGTCCCAGCACTCCCGTAACCCAGGTCAACAAGAAGGCtggcaagaagagcaagaaggaaACGAGCGCATACACCCGTGGGCTGCTCAAAATCTCGCCAAAGGAAGCAAGCAAAGATGCCGATTATAGTGgctggatgaggaagaagagttcCAACCTCATGACAACCTGGAAGCCtcgtttctttgttctcaaggGCCGGCGGCTGGCTTATTATTACTCAGAAGATGACGACCAGGAAAAGGGACTCATCGATATCTCGTTTCACCGAGTTCTACCAGCAGACAATGAAAAACTCACAGGTCTTCATGCTACGATCACAAGCCTTGGGGGTCAATCGATGCCTGCGTCCCAGAATAGCGATGATAACTTAGAAAAGGGAGATGACTctatcttcatcttcaagctggtTCCTCCCCGAGCTGGTCTCTCCAGGGCTGTGAACTTCACAAAGCCAACCGTTCACTACTTCGCTGTTCCCAATTTAAAGCAAGGTCGTTTATGGATGGCGGCCTTGATGAAGGCGACAATTGATCGAGATGATACGAAACCCATCACTACGACGTACCAGCAGAAGACAATCTCTCTTTCTAAAGCCAAGCAGATGCGTCATCGCCCACCGGCTCTGATGAACCTCGACGAAGGGGCCGAAGAGGACGCTGGCACGGCCCGAAAGGAAACCAACGGCCTGGGAATTTCATACGACGAGGCTGACAGCGGTGTTTCTGGCGTCGACAAACTCGCGGGCCAAAAggctgaagaagccaagTCAAACCTCGAGCCCGAGAAAGAGCAAGAGAACCTACAGGCAGCTTGA